AGAGATTGTTCAGTTCTTTTCAGGGTTGGAAATTGTGCCAAATGGGATGACACTGCCGGTGGACTTTCAGGGGCGGAGCACAGGGGAGGCCTTTGTGCAGTTTGCTTCACAGGAGATAGCAGAAAAGGCCTTAAAGAAACACAAGGAAAGAATAGGGCACAGGTACATTGAAATCTTCAAGAGTAGCCGAGCTGAAGTCCGAACCCACTACGACCCCCCTCGAAAGCTTATGGCTATGCAGCGACCAGGGCCCTATGATAGGCCAGGGGCTGGCAGAGGATACAATAGCATTGGCAGAGGGGCTGGGTTTGAAAGGATGAGGCGGGGTGCCTATGGTGGAGGGTATGGAGGCTATGATGACTATGGTGGCTATAATGATGGGTATGGCTTTGGGTCTGATAGATTTGGAAGAGACCTCAATTACTGTTTTTCAGGAATGTCTGATCATAGATACGGAGATGGTGGGTCCAGTTTTCAGAGCACCACGGGGCACTGTGTCCACATGAGGGGATTACCTTACAGAGCCACTGAAAatgatatttacaattttttctcaCCTCTCAACCCCATGAGAGTACACATTGAAATCGGACCCGATGGCCGAGTTACTGGTGAGGCAGATGTTGAATTTGCTACTCATGAAGATGCCGTGGCAGCTATGGCAAAAGACAAAGCTAATATGCAACACAGATACGTGGAGCTCTTCTTGAATTCTACCGCAGGCACAAGTGGGGGCGCTTATGATCACAGCTATGTAGAACTCTTTTTGAATTCTACAGCAGGGGCAAGTGGTGGTGCCTACGGTAGCCAAATGATGGGAGGGA
Above is a genomic segment from Sus scrofa isolate TJ Tabasco breed Duroc chromosome X, Sscrofa11.1, whole genome shotgun sequence containing:
- the HNRNPH2 gene encoding heterogeneous nuclear ribonucleoprotein H2 yields the protein MMLSTEGREGFVVKVRGLPWSCSADEVMRFFSDCKIQNGTSGIRFIYTREGRPSGEAFVELESEDEVKLALKKDRETMGHRYVEVFKSNSVEMDWVLKHTGPNSPDTANDGFVRLRGLPFGCSKEEIVQFFSGLEIVPNGMTLPVDFQGRSTGEAFVQFASQEIAEKALKKHKERIGHRYIEIFKSSRAEVRTHYDPPRKLMAMQRPGPYDRPGAGRGYNSIGRGAGFERMRRGAYGGGYGGYDDYGGYNDGYGFGSDRFGRDLNYCFSGMSDHRYGDGGSSFQSTTGHCVHMRGLPYRATENDIYNFFSPLNPMRVHIEIGPDGRVTGEADVEFATHEDAVAAMAKDKANMQHRYVELFLNSTAGTSGGAYDHSYVELFLNSTAGASGGAYGSQMMGGMGISNQSSYGGPASQQLSGGYGGGYGGQSSMSGYDQVLQENSSDYQSNLA